One Elgaria multicarinata webbii isolate HBS135686 ecotype San Diego chromosome 6, rElgMul1.1.pri, whole genome shotgun sequence DNA segment encodes these proteins:
- the C1QTNF3 gene encoding complement C1q tumor necrosis factor-related protein 3 isoform X2, giving the protein MRMTTQSGPQSPPECGCRGDFGFRSCQGLPGPPGPAGMPGNHGNNGNNGAPGTEGLKGDKGDKGDLGPRGERGHHGPKGEKGYPGIPPELQVAFMASMATHFSNQNSGIIFSSVETNIGNFFDVMTGRFGAPVNGVYFFTFNMMKHEDVEEVYVYLMHNGNTVFSLYSYESKGKTDSSSNSAVLKLAKGDEVWLRMGNGALHGDHQRFSTFAGFLLFETK; this is encoded by the exons atgaggatg ACGACACAGAGCGGACCTCAAAGCCCACCAGAATGTGGCTGCCGGGGGGATTTTGGATTTCGAAGTTGTCAAGGCCTCCCAGGCCCTCCAGGCCCTGCTGGAATGCCAG GAAACCATGGAAATAATGGAAATAATGGAGCACCTGGTACTGAAGGACTGAAAGGTGACAAAGGAGACAAGGGGGACTTGGGACCGAGAGGAGAGCGGGGCCACCACGGACCCAAAGGAGAGAAGGGTTACCCTGGCATCCCACCAGAACTTCAG GTTGCATTCATGGCTTCAATGGCAACCCACTTCAGCAATCAGAACAGTGGAATAATCTTCAGTAGTGTTGAAACCAACATTGGTAATTTTTTTGATGTAATGACTGGCCGATTTGGAGCTCCAGTGAATG GGGTGTATTTCTTCACCTTCAATATGATGAAACATGAGGATGTGGAGGAAGTGTATGTTTACTTAATGCACAACGGCAATACAGTGTTCAGCTTATACAG CTATGAATCAAAAGGAAAAACGGACTCATCAAGCAACAGTGCGGTGCTTAAACTTGCCAAAGGAGATGAAGTTTGGCTGCGGATGGGCAATGGGGCACTGCATGGAGACCATCAACGCTTCTCCACTTTTGCAGGGTTTCTTCTTTTTGAAACCAAGTAG
- the C1QTNF3 gene encoding complement C1q tumor necrosis factor-related protein 3 isoform X1 yields MAPKDFLNWSLLALLLFLRFCLCQEEYMETTQSGPQSPPECGCRGDFGFRSCQGLPGPPGPAGMPGNHGNNGNNGAPGTEGLKGDKGDKGDLGPRGERGHHGPKGEKGYPGIPPELQVAFMASMATHFSNQNSGIIFSSVETNIGNFFDVMTGRFGAPVNGVYFFTFNMMKHEDVEEVYVYLMHNGNTVFSLYSYESKGKTDSSSNSAVLKLAKGDEVWLRMGNGALHGDHQRFSTFAGFLLFETK; encoded by the exons ATGGCACCCAAGGATTTCCTCAATTGGAGCCTCCTGGCGTTGCTTCTGTTTCTTCGCTTTTGCCTGTGCCAAGAAGAATACATGGAG ACGACACAGAGCGGACCTCAAAGCCCACCAGAATGTGGCTGCCGGGGGGATTTTGGATTTCGAAGTTGTCAAGGCCTCCCAGGCCCTCCAGGCCCTGCTGGAATGCCAG GAAACCATGGAAATAATGGAAATAATGGAGCACCTGGTACTGAAGGACTGAAAGGTGACAAAGGAGACAAGGGGGACTTGGGACCGAGAGGAGAGCGGGGCCACCACGGACCCAAAGGAGAGAAGGGTTACCCTGGCATCCCACCAGAACTTCAG GTTGCATTCATGGCTTCAATGGCAACCCACTTCAGCAATCAGAACAGTGGAATAATCTTCAGTAGTGTTGAAACCAACATTGGTAATTTTTTTGATGTAATGACTGGCCGATTTGGAGCTCCAGTGAATG GGGTGTATTTCTTCACCTTCAATATGATGAAACATGAGGATGTGGAGGAAGTGTATGTTTACTTAATGCACAACGGCAATACAGTGTTCAGCTTATACAG CTATGAATCAAAAGGAAAAACGGACTCATCAAGCAACAGTGCGGTGCTTAAACTTGCCAAAGGAGATGAAGTTTGGCTGCGGATGGGCAATGGGGCACTGCATGGAGACCATCAACGCTTCTCCACTTTTGCAGGGTTTCTTCTTTTTGAAACCAAGTAG